A region from the Candidatus Persebacteraceae bacterium Df01 genome encodes:
- the aspS gene encoding aspartate--tRNA ligase: protein MRTHFCGAVNTQNLDGTVTVCGWAHSRRDHGGVIFIDLRDKSGVLQLVADPSENADVFAQANGVRNEYVLRATGIVRRRPEGTDNSRLSSGEVEVNLCRLEVLNTATALPFMPDDEGVSEEARLRHRVIDLRGTAMQSNLRRRHAMLAAVRQWFCERDFIDIETPLLTRTTPEGARDFLVPSRLQPDAFYALPQSPQLFKQMLMAAGFERYFQIARCFRDEDSRSDRQPEFSQIDVEMSFVEENDVMTMMEELVIAAFAAVNITLPQPFPRMNCTEAVRRFGIDRPDLRNPLELTDLGDLMAEVEFKVFREPAQAADGRVAALRLPGGASLSRKQIDELTAYVARYGARGLAYIKVINVTAGADGLQSPIIKFLPENVLAQLIERTQAVDGDIIFFGAGREDIVNASLAALRDRLGEDGNLLSDGWKPLWITDFPLFERDYERKRWNARHHPFTAPREGDERHLPEHPERVMSRAYDMTLNGVEIGGGSIRIHRVETQLAMLEALGIDETEARRQFGFLLQALESGAPPHGGVAFGLDRMAAMACQVQSIRDVIAFPKTQRGQCLLTKAPSSATSEQLQELHIKVAKRASPASDSL, encoded by the coding sequence ATGAGAACTCATTTTTGCGGCGCCGTAAACACTCAAAATTTAGATGGAACGGTTACCGTTTGTGGTTGGGCGCACTCGCGTCGCGATCACGGTGGTGTGATTTTTATTGATTTACGAGATAAATCTGGTGTTTTACAGTTGGTGGCAGATCCGAGTGAAAACGCTGACGTTTTTGCTCAAGCTAATGGTGTGCGCAACGAATATGTATTACGTGCTACCGGCATAGTGCGGCGGCGACCCGAAGGAACTGACAATTCACGCCTGAGCAGTGGTGAGGTAGAAGTTAATTTATGTCGGTTGGAAGTTTTAAATACTGCTACGGCGTTGCCGTTTATGCCCGATGACGAAGGTGTGTCGGAAGAAGCGCGTCTACGTCACCGAGTTATTGATTTGCGCGGTACCGCAATGCAATCCAACTTACGTCGCCGCCATGCTATGCTTGCTGCCGTTCGCCAATGGTTTTGTGAGCGCGATTTTATTGATATAGAAACACCGCTACTTACTCGAACAACGCCTGAAGGTGCGCGTGATTTTCTCGTTCCGAGTCGCCTGCAGCCGGATGCTTTTTACGCGTTGCCGCAGTCACCGCAGTTATTTAAACAAATGTTGATGGCAGCGGGTTTTGAACGTTATTTTCAGATCGCACGATGTTTTCGTGATGAGGACTCCCGTTCTGATCGGCAACCAGAGTTTTCACAAATTGATGTAGAAATGTCGTTTGTGGAGGAAAATGATGTGATGACGATGATGGAAGAACTTGTCATTGCCGCTTTTGCTGCTGTTAACATTACGTTGCCGCAACCTTTCCCGCGTATGAACTGCACCGAAGCTGTACGTCGTTTTGGCATTGACCGCCCCGACTTGCGCAATCCGTTGGAGCTTACCGATTTGGGTGATTTGATGGCGGAGGTAGAATTTAAAGTGTTTCGCGAACCGGCACAGGCAGCTGATGGTCGTGTGGCGGCATTACGTTTGCCTGGTGGTGCTTCTTTGTCACGCAAACAGATTGATGAGCTGACTGCTTATGTGGCGCGTTATGGTGCTCGTGGGCTGGCTTATATCAAAGTAATTAATGTCACTGCCGGTGCTGACGGCTTGCAATCGCCGATTATTAAGTTTTTACCAGAAAATGTGTTGGCGCAATTAATTGAACGCACACAAGCGGTGGATGGTGACATCATCTTTTTTGGTGCAGGTCGTGAAGATATTGTTAACGCTTCTTTGGCGGCATTACGTGATCGATTAGGCGAAGACGGAAATTTGTTGAGTGACGGCTGGAAGCCACTGTGGATTACCGATTTTCCGCTGTTTGAGCGTGACTACGAACGTAAGCGATGGAATGCGCGGCATCATCCGTTTACCGCACCGCGAGAGGGAGACGAGCGCCATTTGCCGGAACACCCAGAGCGTGTTATGTCGCGTGCCTATGACATGACGCTAAATGGTGTTGAAATCGGTGGCGGCAGTATTCGCATTCATCGTGTTGAGACTCAGCTGGCAATGCTGGAAGCATTGGGAATTGATGAAACGGAAGCGCGCCGGCAATTTGGTTTTTTATTGCAGGCGTTGGAATCTGGCGCGCCACCGCATGGTGGTGTTGCTTTCGGGCTGGACCGCATGGCGGCTATGGCTTGTCAGGTGCAAAGTATTCGTGACGTTATCGCATTTCCTAAGACGCAGCGTGGGCAATGCTTGCTGACGAAAGCGCCTTCTTCGGCGACGAGTGAGCAGTTACAAGAATTGCACATTAAAGTTGCCAAGCGAGCTTCACCAGCGTCCGATTCTTTATAA
- a CDS encoding S49 family peptidase: protein MTTDNHDRNLVERLAESSLREQRTRRRWGTFFKFIMLIYVLALTAAYFVHTPNISNHGPHAAVIDINGVIEASGSNSAVNINAALRNAFEAESAKGVILRINSPGGSAVESNRIYRELLRLRNKYPQKKVYAVAGDFCASGGYYIAAATDEIYVDDNSLVGSIGVIFSSFGFVETMEKLGVSRRVQTGGENKNMFDPFSPQSEEERTRIDNIVSVIHDNFQEAVRQGRGDRLTAHPDIFSGAIFVGEHNVRLGLADGLGDTGYVARDVIGVDYTISYTPRDWTDEIFSHFSRGVTQVLFQQRLIL, encoded by the coding sequence ATGACAACTGACAATCACGACCGAAATTTAGTAGAACGGCTAGCAGAATCGTCTTTGCGTGAGCAAAGAACGCGGCGACGCTGGGGCACTTTTTTCAAATTTATCATGCTGATTTATGTGCTAGCACTAACCGCTGCTTATTTTGTGCACACGCCGAATATTTCAAATCACGGCCCACATGCTGCTGTTATTGACATTAACGGTGTGATAGAGGCCAGCGGCAGCAATAGTGCGGTCAACATCAATGCCGCATTGCGTAATGCCTTTGAAGCAGAATCCGCAAAAGGCGTTATCTTACGCATTAACAGCCCTGGTGGCAGTGCCGTCGAATCTAACCGTATTTACCGCGAATTGCTAAGGTTACGAAACAAGTATCCACAAAAGAAAGTTTATGCGGTAGCTGGTGATTTTTGTGCTTCCGGTGGCTACTATATTGCCGCCGCCACTGATGAAATTTATGTGGATGACAATAGCCTTGTGGGTTCTATCGGCGTTATTTTTTCTAGTTTCGGATTCGTGGAGACAATGGAAAAACTAGGCGTTTCTCGCCGTGTGCAAACTGGTGGAGAAAACAAAAACATGTTTGACCCTTTTTCGCCGCAAAGTGAAGAAGAGCGAACGCGCATTGACAATATTGTCAGTGTCATTCACGATAATTTTCAGGAAGCGGTAAGACAGGGACGTGGCGATCGGTTAACAGCACACCCGGATATTTTTTCCGGGGCTATTTTTGTCGGTGAACACAACGTCAGACTCGGCTTGGCCGACGGCTTAGGCGACACCGGCTATGTAGCGCGAGATGTTATCGGTGTGGACTATACGATAAGTTATACACCACGAGATTGGACTGACGAAATTTTTAGTCACTTCAGCCGCGGAGTAACGCAGGTGTTATTTCAACAACGGTTAATTTTATAA
- the truB gene encoding tRNA pseudouridine(55) synthase TruB: MAGTFVLIDKHQGATSAQAVAIVRRLFNGVKTGHTGTLDPMATGLLTIALGEAAGYIRFMPDDKAYRATVSFGAVSDTGDAWGNVSTQQHPPADLVTRVRDILPDFIGTIMQTAPQHSALKYKGKPLYHYARKNISVPEKRRQVRVHELTLEKSENDNITLFIRCGGGFYVRSLAHDLGVRVGCGAYLSALRRLQCAPFDIAQAQVLDSLTTSATAKQLSIETALTHLPAQSVDNTRLWALAQGQRECPPSDENEESGQLVRLQTANNRFAGVARQRETCFLPQKLLSWTREKKNYDN, from the coding sequence ATGGCTGGCACATTTGTGCTTATTGATAAACATCAAGGTGCTACTTCAGCACAAGCCGTCGCTATTGTAAGGCGTTTATTTAATGGCGTTAAAACCGGACACACCGGCACGTTGGACCCAATGGCCACCGGACTGTTAACGATTGCACTGGGAGAAGCAGCAGGATATATTCGTTTTATGCCCGACGATAAAGCCTATCGCGCTACCGTAAGCTTTGGTGCCGTTTCCGACACCGGTGACGCGTGGGGAAATGTCAGCACACAACAGCACCCGCCCGCAGATTTAGTGACACGAGTACGCGATATACTGCCCGATTTTATTGGTACGATAATGCAAACCGCACCACAACACAGTGCTCTCAAATACAAAGGCAAGCCGCTATATCATTATGCTCGCAAAAATATCTCCGTACCGGAAAAACGACGACAAGTGCGGGTACATGAACTTACACTAGAGAAAAGTGAGAATGATAATATTACGCTCTTCATCCGTTGCGGCGGAGGTTTTTATGTACGTTCGCTAGCGCATGATTTAGGTGTTCGCGTTGGTTGTGGTGCTTATTTGTCAGCCTTGCGTCGATTGCAATGTGCCCCCTTTGATATTGCCCAGGCACAAGTATTAGATTCACTAACCACATCAGCTACGGCAAAACAATTATCTATTGAAACGGCGCTAACTCATCTACCCGCTCAATCCGTGGACAATACGCGTTTATGGGCACTGGCGCAGGGACAGCGCGAATGTCCGCCATCCGATGAAAATGAAGAAAGCGGGCAATTAGTGCGGCTACAAACGGCTAATAACCGTTTTGCCGGCGTTGCCCGTCAACGCGAAACGTGCTTTTTACCTCAAAAATTGCTATCATGGACTAGAGAAAAGAAAAACTATGACAACTGA
- a CDS encoding ribosome-binding factor A, which produces MKGRRNTSAVKSYPRQHRIASLMQRELASLVAGICGGAMVTVRRISLNGDLSVATVYYTMLAGNAAEVQETLTSQAPRCRKQLADSLNMRATPILVFAPDAEGQVADNIRRFLDNVPLSES; this is translated from the coding sequence ATGAAAGGTCGGCGCAATACCAGCGCCGTCAAAAGTTACCCGCGCCAACACCGTATTGCTTCACTAATGCAGCGTGAACTGGCATCGCTAGTCGCTGGTATTTGCGGTGGCGCCATGGTTACCGTACGGCGAATATCACTTAACGGCGATCTTAGCGTTGCCACTGTATATTACACAATGCTTGCTGGTAATGCCGCCGAGGTACAAGAAACACTTACGAGCCAAGCTCCGCGGTGTCGCAAACAACTCGCCGACAGTCTTAATATGCGCGCCACCCCAATACTAGTTTTTGCTCCAGATGCCGAAGGCCAAGTCGCTGACAATATTAGGCGCTTTTTAGATAACGTTCCTCTCAGTGAGAGTTAA
- the infB gene encoding translation initiation factor IF-2, whose amino-acid sequence MATIKEIAKKYGKTESEVKLALPSVGYDKRIAITSKVEPEFETKLDALWRQQKATPSEKTGQKKLPRERKIESTQIVEKRQRRIRRPVPAKPEPAPTPEVQKPVVAQKASTTTKTPATPTKKNAVSPKTETSPTSKKSPAVKPVAAKKTAATESPQEITPSPTVEKSKKAVVTTTDIPPSPTKPPAPNSLEDLYQKQVARQEELREKQQTATKNEKTEEKSRRGGTIKIDQKILRERQKRRQQRKTTAPKRLANQHGFQKPVGLVVREIEIPETISVSRIAEQISLKSGIIIRKLMDYGMTANANTSLDKDTAWIVVEELGHKPVAAVQKEDSDLESLRQHDSDLPQEPRPPVVTVMGHVDHGKTSLLDYIRKTRVANGEAGGITQHIGAYQVSTATGAITFLDTPGHALFSEMRARGAQITDIVVLVVAGDDGVKPQTEEAISHAQAADVPIVVAINKMDKPGVDIERIKSELSARGVMPEEWGGDSIFVPISALTGNGVDTLLDSLRTQSDILDIKATRDCSAQAAVVEARVEKGHGVVATLVVRSGTLKNGDCFVCGTESGRVRSMWDSSKKTVKEATPAMPVEIQGLSGMPEVGEDLFVVPDERKARDISSLRQEKDRTRRLNARAVARPSTALLMGDETEKKELNVIVKADVGGSREALLAALSAIHGKKAAIKVIHSAVGSVTESDINLAHASGALIVAFNVRPDTKSRKLAQSYGIKIMHGNVIYEIVENAEKAVLNLLDMVREEKIIGTAKVLKVFTISKIGNIAGCSVQDGNIRADAQARLLRDGAVVYEGAISSLRHFKESAKEARMGEECGIGIHRFNDIKAGDVIEAIEVLETAPTL is encoded by the coding sequence ATGGCCACTATAAAAGAAATCGCAAAAAAATATGGCAAGACCGAATCCGAAGTCAAGCTAGCACTACCTAGCGTCGGCTACGACAAACGCATTGCCATAACATCCAAAGTAGAACCCGAATTTGAAACCAAATTGGACGCTCTCTGGCGGCAGCAAAAAGCGACACCCTCAGAAAAAACGGGACAGAAAAAACTCCCTCGCGAACGCAAAATAGAAAGTACGCAAATAGTAGAAAAACGGCAACGACGTATCCGCCGCCCAGTTCCCGCAAAACCAGAGCCAGCACCAACACCTGAAGTTCAAAAACCAGTCGTCGCGCAAAAAGCTTCAACTACCACCAAGACACCGGCAACGCCAACAAAAAAAAATGCAGTTTCACCGAAAACAGAAACCTCACCTACTTCAAAGAAATCTCCTGCAGTTAAACCTGTTGCAGCAAAAAAAACGGCAGCTACTGAGTCACCGCAAGAAATCACGCCGTCACCGACAGTAGAAAAATCAAAAAAAGCAGTAGTAACGACAACCGATATTCCACCCTCTCCCACAAAGCCGCCGGCACCAAATTCATTAGAAGACCTTTATCAAAAACAGGTGGCACGGCAAGAAGAATTGCGAGAAAAACAACAAACTGCCACCAAAAACGAAAAGACCGAAGAAAAATCTCGCCGCGGCGGCACAATTAAGATTGATCAAAAAATATTACGCGAACGCCAAAAACGCCGCCAACAACGTAAAACCACCGCTCCCAAACGGCTGGCCAACCAGCACGGCTTTCAAAAACCGGTGGGACTAGTGGTACGTGAGATAGAAATTCCTGAGACCATTTCTGTCAGCCGCATTGCCGAACAAATATCTCTCAAAAGCGGAATTATCATTCGTAAATTGATGGATTACGGCATGACCGCCAATGCAAATACTTCTCTAGACAAAGATACAGCGTGGATTGTAGTAGAAGAATTAGGTCATAAACCGGTAGCCGCAGTGCAAAAAGAGGACTCGGATTTAGAATCTTTGCGCCAGCACGACTCCGATTTACCACAAGAGCCACGTCCACCCGTGGTTACCGTAATGGGACACGTGGATCACGGCAAAACATCACTTTTAGACTACATTCGCAAAACACGTGTGGCCAATGGCGAAGCCGGCGGCATCACTCAGCATATTGGTGCGTACCAAGTCAGCACGGCTACTGGTGCCATTACATTTTTGGATACTCCCGGTCATGCATTATTTTCTGAAATGCGAGCACGTGGGGCACAAATTACTGATATTGTAGTGCTAGTAGTAGCCGGAGACGACGGCGTTAAGCCACAAACCGAAGAAGCCATCTCTCATGCGCAAGCGGCAGACGTACCCATTGTTGTTGCCATAAATAAAATGGATAAGCCCGGTGTAGATATAGAACGCATCAAAAGCGAATTATCAGCACGCGGAGTTATGCCCGAAGAGTGGGGGGGGGATTCCATTTTTGTACCAATCTCTGCACTCACCGGCAACGGAGTGGATACGTTACTGGATTCCTTGCGCACACAAAGCGACATTTTAGATATCAAAGCAACGCGTGATTGTTCTGCGCAAGCAGCAGTGGTGGAAGCGCGCGTGGAAAAAGGTCATGGCGTGGTAGCAACGTTGGTAGTGCGTAGCGGCACACTAAAAAACGGTGATTGTTTTGTCTGCGGCACCGAAAGCGGTCGTGTGCGCTCCATGTGGGATAGTTCCAAAAAAACAGTTAAAGAAGCAACCCCTGCTATGCCGGTAGAAATACAAGGATTGTCTGGCATGCCAGAAGTAGGAGAAGATTTGTTTGTCGTCCCCGATGAACGCAAGGCGCGCGACATTTCTAGCTTGCGGCAAGAAAAAGATCGGACTCGTCGTTTGAATGCCCGCGCAGTAGCACGGCCTTCCACAGCTTTGTTAATGGGTGACGAGACGGAGAAAAAAGAGCTCAATGTAATTGTCAAGGCTGACGTAGGCGGCTCTCGTGAAGCATTGCTAGCAGCACTTAGCGCTATCCACGGCAAAAAAGCGGCAATTAAAGTTATTCATAGTGCCGTCGGTTCCGTAACCGAATCCGATATAAATTTAGCTCATGCCAGCGGTGCACTAATTGTCGCTTTCAATGTCCGCCCAGATACTAAATCGAGAAAACTCGCGCAATCATACGGTATCAAAATCATGCATGGCAATGTGATTTACGAGATTGTGGAAAACGCCGAAAAAGCGGTACTTAACTTACTTGATATGGTGCGCGAAGAAAAAATCATTGGCACTGCCAAAGTGCTCAAAGTGTTTACCATTAGCAAAATAGGAAATATTGCCGGTTGCAGCGTACAAGACGGAAATATTCGTGCTGACGCGCAGGCGCGTCTCTTACGCGATGGTGCGGTAGTGTACGAAGGTGCGATTAGTTCGTTGCGACACTTTAAAGAAAGCGCCAAAGAAGCGCGTATGGGCGAGGAATGTGGCATTGGAATCCATCGATTTAACGATATCAAAGCCGGCGATGTGATTGAAGCCATTGAGGTGCTGGAAACAGCACCCACCTTATGA
- the nusA gene encoding transcription termination factor NusA: MDIGGADLLMYIQSISREKDLPFDQVLDIFSDSLAYSLRRSANDTHDAEFRVNIDSVSGQVDAFRKWRVLADDELMENPQAEIMLESAQEIKTDVVAGEWVEKSLENQKFNTRPCVHSAKQNFNIRLREAEKQRLLNDLLARNEELVNGQVLRVLRDTGDVIVEVLRLECRLPKSQMIPRETLKAGDRVQALIKDINNEATGQPVILTRISPRFLTLLFQRVVPEIEKGILEIIAAVRDPGNRAKIAVRSNDARVDPVGTCVGIRGSRVQSVTNELNGERIDIIPWDDDDAKYVLLALAPAEVTKISVDRDKGSMDVLVDPDRLAQAIGKNGVNVRLASELTGWRLNLKTMEEYEAALEEETSQNSARLGKALNLEEDAARILFEEGFETLEHVAFAEEEELLEIQGFQPDVVREIQTRAREQVEKEESELQANMEKQESALVTLVSEFFPDSEEILRELAKNDVLKVADLADLAADELQEFHKMPNETAAACVLLAREQAYNINDLDEETTV, from the coding sequence ATGGATATCGGCGGTGCGGATTTGTTAATGTACATTCAATCCATCTCTCGGGAGAAAGACCTGCCGTTTGATCAGGTGCTAGATATTTTTTCTGATTCATTGGCCTATTCTCTGCGGCGCAGTGCCAACGACACACACGATGCTGAATTTCGAGTGAACATTGATTCTGTCAGCGGCCAAGTTGACGCTTTTAGAAAATGGCGCGTTCTAGCCGATGATGAATTAATGGAAAATCCACAAGCTGAAATCATGTTGGAATCAGCACAGGAAATCAAGACCGATGTCGTCGCCGGCGAATGGGTAGAAAAATCGCTGGAAAATCAAAAATTTAACACCCGTCCCTGCGTACATTCTGCTAAGCAAAATTTCAACATTCGCCTACGCGAAGCCGAAAAACAACGACTACTCAATGATTTGTTGGCGCGCAATGAAGAATTGGTTAACGGTCAAGTATTACGGGTGCTACGGGATACCGGAGACGTAATTGTAGAAGTCTTGCGACTGGAATGCCGACTACCTAAAAGTCAGATGATTCCACGCGAAACGCTTAAGGCCGGTGACCGGGTTCAAGCATTAATAAAAGACATCAACAACGAGGCAACAGGGCAACCAGTTATTCTTACGCGCATTAGCCCACGCTTTTTAACGCTACTATTTCAACGTGTGGTACCAGAAATTGAAAAAGGCATTTTGGAAATCATTGCTGCGGTACGTGACCCGGGAAACCGTGCCAAAATTGCCGTACGCTCTAACGACGCCCGCGTAGATCCAGTAGGCACTTGCGTCGGCATTCGCGGTTCACGAGTACAGTCCGTAACCAATGAACTCAACGGTGAGCGCATTGACATTATTCCTTGGGATGACGATGATGCCAAATACGTGTTGCTAGCGTTAGCTCCGGCAGAAGTAACAAAAATATCCGTTGACCGCGACAAAGGTAGCATGGATGTTTTAGTAGACCCTGACCGACTGGCACAAGCTATCGGAAAAAATGGTGTTAATGTGCGGCTAGCATCAGAATTAACTGGTTGGCGCCTTAATCTCAAAACAATGGAAGAATATGAAGCAGCTCTAGAGGAAGAGACCTCCCAAAATAGTGCCCGTTTAGGTAAAGCGCTCAATCTGGAAGAAGATGCCGCACGCATTTTGTTTGAAGAAGGCTTTGAAACCTTGGAACACGTAGCATTTGCCGAAGAAGAGGAATTGCTCGAAATTCAAGGCTTTCAGCCTGACGTGGTACGCGAAATTCAAACCCGCGCCCGTGAACAAGTAGAAAAAGAAGAAAGCGAATTGCAGGCAAATATGGAAAAGCAAGAGTCCGCTCTGGTCACACTAGTCAGCGAATTTTTTCCTGACAGCGAAGAGATATTGCGGGAATTGGCGAAAAACGATGTTCTAAAAGTCGCTGATTTGGCTGATTTGGCTGCCGACGAATTACAGGAGTTTCATAAAATGCCAAACGAAACTGCCGCCGCCTGCGTCTTGCTCGCTCGTGAGCAAGCCTACAACATTAACGATCTTGATGAAGAAACGACTGTATAA